From Candidatus Brocadiaceae bacterium, the proteins below share one genomic window:
- a CDS encoding ArsB/NhaD family transporter, which produces MVFWVATLIFVVSFGLIVTEKIDKTKVALIGAGLMMILKIVSQHEAFYDEHFSIDYNVIFLLISMMIIVNILKKTGIFEFVAIKSAKLARGRPFLILVFFACLTAFASALLDNVTSVLLLIPVTLFIAEELELDPFPFLITEIMACNIGGTATLIGDPPNIMIASKVHLTFMDFIYHMTPAVASIFVAFLLTIKFLFGKKLQVNEEVRKKILAMDEYSLIKDVPLLKKSLGILGFVILGFVFHGVFHYEPATIALFGAAILLVISKEDIHHVFHEIEWSTLFFFIGLFIIVGGVVKVGLVSKLSAGLIALTNPSVESMFTTSIVILWFSAIGSAVVDNIPFVASMIPLVKDTAHGVLSGGWELDALLQHPSIMPVWWSLALGACLGGNGSPVGASANVITIGLAGKAGFPITFRKFLLYSIPITFETLVIATLYVWLRYYTFG; this is translated from the coding sequence ATGGTCTTTTGGGTTGCAACTCTTATATTTGTTGTGTCTTTTGGATTAATTGTCACGGAAAAAATCGATAAAACAAAAGTGGCGTTGATCGGCGCCGGTTTGATGATGATCCTAAAAATCGTTAGTCAGCACGAGGCTTTTTATGACGAGCATTTTTCCATAGATTACAATGTGATATTTTTGCTAATCAGCATGATGATTATCGTTAACATCCTTAAGAAAACGGGCATATTTGAGTTCGTTGCGATTAAATCGGCAAAACTGGCACGAGGCAGGCCGTTCCTGATTCTTGTTTTCTTCGCCTGTTTAACGGCATTTGCATCTGCCTTGCTTGATAATGTTACGAGTGTTTTACTTCTCATCCCTGTCACCTTGTTCATTGCCGAGGAGTTGGAATTGGATCCGTTTCCGTTTCTCATTACCGAGATCATGGCGTGTAATATCGGCGGAACCGCAACGCTTATCGGAGACCCCCCGAATATTATGATTGCCAGTAAAGTACATTTGACGTTCATGGATTTTATTTATCACATGACGCCTGCAGTGGCATCTATTTTCGTGGCATTTCTCCTGACCATTAAATTCCTTTTTGGCAAAAAGTTGCAGGTTAACGAAGAAGTAAGAAAGAAGATTCTTGCCATGGACGAATATTCACTGATTAAGGATGTTCCTTTGTTAAAAAAATCTCTTGGAATATTGGGATTTGTTATCCTTGGATTTGTTTTTCATGGTGTATTCCATTATGAACCGGCGACTATCGCTCTTTTTGGAGCCGCCATTTTGCTCGTCATTTCCAAAGAAGATATCCATCATGTGTTTCACGAGATAGAGTGGTCTACTCTTTTCTTTTTTATTGGTCTCTTTATTATTGTGGGAGGCGTGGTAAAAGTCGGGCTCGTTTCAAAACTTTCCGCGGGCCTGATCGCTCTGACGAATCCAAGCGTGGAGAGCATGTTCACTACGTCTATTGTCATATTGTGGTTTTCGGCTATTGGCTCGGCAGTTGTTGATAATATTCCCTTTGTCGCCAGTATGATTCCATTGGTAAAAGACACGGCGCATGGGGTTTTGTCGGGAGGATGGGAGCTGGATGCCCTCCTTCAGCATCCGTCCATTATGCCCGTATGGTGGTCTTTGGCGCTGGGCGCATGTCTTGGCGGAAACGGTTCGCCCGTTGGCGCTTCCGCGAATGTCATTACGATAGGCCTGGCAGGAAAGGCGGGATTTCCGATAACATTCAGAAAATTTCTTCTGTATTCCATACCGATCACCTTTGAGACGTTGGTGATAGCTACTCTGTATGTGTGGTTACGGTACTATACTTTTGGTTGA
- the sixA gene encoding phosphohistidine phosphatase SixA, with product MILYLVRHGDAKREEEDHSRPLSESGIQAANKLGAHLSGLNIKVDQIFHSDKLRARQTAEILTEHLKPSRTTSETHGLAPLDDPKIWAVRLKDRTDALILAGHLPHLCNLASYLLCGNTEKNFISLKPAGMLCLQRTDDGMWFLRWMMSPEIL from the coding sequence ATGATTCTTTATCTGGTACGGCATGGCGATGCAAAGAGAGAAGAGGAAGACCACTCAAGGCCTCTCTCTGAAAGTGGCATACAGGCAGCAAACAAACTAGGCGCACATCTATCAGGCCTGAATATCAAGGTTGATCAGATATTTCACAGCGATAAACTCAGGGCGCGACAAACCGCAGAGATTTTAACAGAACATTTGAAACCATCCCGAACAACCTCAGAGACCCACGGACTAGCCCCCCTTGACGACCCAAAGATTTGGGCCGTACGACTGAAGGACAGAACGGACGCCCTCATCCTCGCGGGACATCTTCCACATCTCTGCAATCTGGCATCCTACCTGCTTTGCGGCAATACGGAAAAGAATTTTATCTCGCTCAAACCGGCTGGCATGCTGTGCCTGCAAAGGACAGATGACGGGATGTGGTTTCTGCGGTGGATGATGAGCCCCGAAATATTGTGA
- the cysC gene encoding adenylyl-sulfate kinase, with product MTEQKATNIKWHQGKITREDRTGLMKQKGVTIWLTGLSGSGKSTIAVELEHALIENKHQAYILDGDNIRHGLNKNLGFSPEDRAENIRRIGEVAKLFTDANIITITAFISPYREDRDNVRKLLEEGEFIEIYVTCPLDVCEKRDTKGLYKKARAGELKEFTGISAPYEEPTNPELTVDTSKMTVEESTRAILNYLEEKGYVKFG from the coding sequence ATGACAGAACAAAAAGCAACCAATATCAAATGGCACCAGGGCAAGATTACCAGGGAAGACAGGACCGGTCTCATGAAACAAAAAGGTGTGACTATATGGCTGACAGGTCTGTCTGGTTCAGGAAAATCAACCATAGCAGTTGAGCTTGAGCATGCCCTGATAGAAAACAAACATCAGGCATACATCCTTGATGGCGACAATATACGTCATGGCCTGAACAAGAACCTCGGTTTTTCACCCGAAGACCGCGCCGAGAATATTCGCCGCATTGGCGAGGTTGCAAAATTGTTCACCGACGCTAACATCATCACCATAACGGCATTTATATCGCCCTACAGAGAAGACAGGGATAACGTAAGAAAACTGCTGGAAGAGGGAGAATTTATCGAAATCTATGTGACCTGCCCCCTTGATGTTTGTGAAAAGCGGGACACAAAAGGTTTGTACAAAAAAGCCCGGGCGGGCGAGCTGAAAGAATTTACCGGCATATCAGCGCCCTACGAAGAACCCACAAACCCGGAGTTAACGGTTGACACGTCAAAGATGACGGTCGAAGAATCAACAAGGGCCATATTGAACTACCTTGAAGAAAAGGGATATGTAAAATTTGGCTAA
- the folD gene encoding bifunctional methylenetetrahydrofolate dehydrogenase/methenyltetrahydrofolate cyclohydrolase FolD has translation MSAKLIKGTEIREQILEEITAEVAEIKKKHGVVPGLVTILIGENPASMSYVTLKIQTAHRVGFKEVQDSQPVDISEEGLLALIDKYNKDETIHGILVQLPLPKQIDEKKVLNAINPDKDVDGFHPVNVGRLMIGGDALKFPPCTPAGIQEMIIRSGVETSGAEVVVVGRSNIVGKPIANMMLQKGKGADSTVTVVHTRTKNMDEHCKRADILIVAAGVPGLVKPEWIKPGACVIDVGVNRVGEKPSKNDPNKMVAVLKGDVDFDAAKEIAGWITPVPGGVGPMTITMLMKNTLKSLKCKLGIE, from the coding sequence ATGAGCGCAAAACTAATTAAAGGCACGGAAATTCGCGAACAGATTTTAGAGGAAATTACCGCTGAGGTAGCAGAAATAAAAAAGAAACATGGCGTTGTTCCTGGGCTTGTGACCATTCTGATAGGAGAAAATCCCGCCTCCATGTCATATGTTACCCTGAAAATTCAAACTGCCCACAGGGTTGGTTTTAAGGAAGTACAGGATTCTCAGCCAGTTGATATATCGGAAGAAGGTCTTCTTGCCCTTATTGACAAGTATAACAAGGATGAAACAATCCATGGCATCCTTGTCCAACTGCCCCTTCCGAAGCAGATAGACGAAAAAAAGGTATTAAACGCCATCAACCCCGATAAAGACGTAGACGGCTTCCATCCGGTCAATGTAGGACGTCTCATGATCGGCGGCGATGCGCTGAAATTTCCGCCCTGCACCCCGGCAGGCATTCAGGAGATGATTATCCGTTCAGGAGTCGAAACAAGCGGGGCGGAAGTCGTCGTGGTCGGGCGTTCCAATATCGTGGGAAAACCCATAGCCAACATGATGCTCCAGAAGGGAAAGGGGGCGGATTCTACCGTAACCGTTGTCCATACCCGCACGAAAAATATGGACGAACATTGCAAACGCGCTGACATCTTAATCGTTGCCGCCGGAGTCCCGGGACTCGTAAAACCAGAATGGATTAAGCCGGGCGCATGCGTAATCGATGTGGGCGTGAACCGCGTCGGAGAAAAACCGAGCAAGAATGACCCGAACAAAATGGTTGCTGTTTTAAAGGGCGATGTAGATTTTGACGCGGCAAAGGAAATTGCCGGTTGGATTACTCCGGTTCCCGGAGGCGTCGGCCCGATGACCATTACCATGCTCATGAAAAATACCTTAAAATCCCTGAAATGTAAATTAGGCATTGAATAA
- a CDS encoding ABC transporter permease, with product MFITIFIMNFIALKMLVGNRAKYLGIIFGLTFASLLITQQSAIFVGLMTRTFSFLTDTSLPEIWVVDPKVQYIDDLKPLKETESLRVRGVEGVAWAVPLYKGLQKARLPNGNFQACNVIGLDDETLIGGPSRMVQGQLADLRQSDAVIVDSVSVKGRLAKILPDGRRVPLKIGDSMELNDHRAVIVGICQVQRPFQSQPVVYTTFSRATMFAPRERKLMSFVLVKAKPGQNLSELCRRISQSTGLAAYTVGAFKDLTVKYYMKYTGIPINFGITVVLGFIVGIAIAGQTFYNFTLDNIRYFGTLKAMGATDRMLLRMILLQAATVGSIGYGLGVGAASVLGSLSGKTELSFRMPWQLLLISAFAVMIICLASAALSIRKVVRLEPAIVFKS from the coding sequence ATGTTTATTACAATTTTTATAATGAACTTCATTGCATTAAAAATGCTTGTAGGCAATCGTGCAAAATATCTGGGTATTATCTTCGGGCTGACCTTTGCCTCTTTGCTTATCACTCAGCAGTCCGCTATTTTTGTGGGTCTGATGACGCGCACCTTTAGTTTTTTAACCGATACATCACTTCCTGAAATATGGGTGGTAGATCCGAAGGTGCAGTATATTGATGATCTCAAACCGTTGAAAGAGACGGAATCACTCCGTGTTCGTGGCGTGGAAGGTGTTGCGTGGGCAGTCCCTCTCTATAAAGGACTGCAGAAGGCACGGCTTCCGAACGGAAATTTCCAGGCATGCAATGTTATCGGGCTTGACGATGAAACATTAATTGGTGGTCCTTCCAGGATGGTACAGGGACAGCTGGCAGACCTCCGTCAGAGTGACGCCGTTATTGTCGATAGTGTCAGCGTGAAAGGCAGGCTGGCAAAGATCCTTCCTGATGGAAGGCGGGTGCCTCTGAAAATCGGTGATAGCATGGAGTTGAATGACCATCGTGCTGTTATTGTGGGTATATGTCAGGTGCAGCGTCCGTTTCAGTCTCAGCCGGTTGTTTACACCACCTTCTCGCGGGCGACCATGTTTGCTCCGCGTGAACGCAAGCTGATGTCTTTTGTGCTGGTTAAGGCAAAACCGGGCCAAAACCTTTCAGAACTCTGCCGGCGTATCAGTCAGTCGACAGGCCTGGCAGCATATACGGTCGGTGCTTTTAAAGATCTTACGGTAAAGTATTATATGAAATACACTGGCATTCCCATCAATTTTGGAATAACGGTAGTGCTTGGATTTATTGTTGGTATTGCCATAGCAGGACAAACCTTTTACAACTTTACCCTGGACAACATTCGCTATTTCGGCACGCTGAAGGCGATGGGTGCAACAGACCGGATGCTGTTGCGGATGATCCTGCTTCAGGCGGCGACGGTTGGAAGCATTGGGTATGGGCTGGGAGTCGGCGCCGCATCTGTCTTGGGTTCACTGTCCGGGAAAACGGAACTTTCCTTCCGGATGCCCTGGCAGCTCCTGCTCATCAGTGCGTTTGCGGTAATGATCATTTGTCTGGCGTCTGCTGCCCTCAGCATCCGGAAGGTGGTTCGGCTGGAGCCGGCAATCGTCTTTAAAAGTTAG
- a CDS encoding ABC transporter ATP-binding protein translates to MNETIAISCKGLTKTYGSGSTQVHALNGVDLEVRTGEMMMLVGPSGSGKTTLISIIAGVLDRDSGECDVFGHDFMRMKSHEKTRYRGQNIGFVFQMFNLLPTLTAAENVAVPLLINGVKRRDALDRARTMLSRVGLGDRTYSLPDQLSGGQQQRVAIARAMLHSPKLIVCDEPTSALDHETGHKVMELLREMVVGVDRAFVVVTHDARIFEFADRIAKMDDGHITGVENVR, encoded by the coding sequence ATGAATGAGACTATAGCAATAAGCTGTAAAGGCCTGACCAAGACATACGGAAGCGGGAGCACGCAGGTGCACGCCTTGAATGGGGTAGATCTTGAGGTGCGCACCGGGGAGATGATGATGCTGGTAGGGCCTTCGGGCAGTGGCAAGACGACACTGATTTCTATCATTGCCGGCGTCCTTGATCGCGATAGCGGGGAATGCGACGTTTTCGGTCATGATTTCATGCGCATGAAATCCCATGAAAAAACGAGATACCGCGGACAGAATATCGGGTTTGTTTTTCAGATGTTCAACCTGCTTCCCACGCTTACTGCAGCTGAAAATGTAGCGGTACCACTGCTCATAAATGGAGTAAAACGACGGGATGCCCTTGATCGGGCGCGGACTATGCTCAGTCGAGTAGGGCTGGGTGATCGTACTTATTCACTCCCGGACCAGCTGTCTGGCGGGCAGCAGCAGAGGGTAGCTATTGCGCGGGCGATGCTGCATAGTCCGAAGCTCATCGTTTGTGATGAACCCACAAGCGCGCTTGACCATGAGACCGGGCACAAGGTTATGGAGTTGCTGCGTGAAATGGTGGTTGGGGTTGACCGTGCATTTGTTGTTGTTACCCATGATGCGCGTATTTTTGAATTTGCGGACCGTATTGCCAAAATGGATGATGGTCATATTACCGGTGTGGAGAATGTGCGCTGA
- a CDS encoding secretion protein HlyD, whose protein sequence is MIRKYLLPILALVGIGFAVLMVVKGNRPVPSAQPVVEPAAPAYTSSVAGAGIAEANTENIAIGTPIAGIVSNIYVSVGSKIPIGGLLFKLDDRDLKAQLAIRKTALRIARANVGVAKASLADLRNQLDRAEILAAKKVISVDELDRHRYAAQVAEAKLVHSREEVASARAKIKETETDLDRIVVRAPCNGEVLQINIHLGEFAPAGITQEPLILFGNREPLYVRVDVDENDAWRVRSSAPAVAFLRGNREITTPLKFVRFEPYVVPKKSLTGDSTERVDTRVLQIIYRIERDDLPIFIGQQMDVFIEAEARSHSPSLPMKPRVKLSAANEDPRK, encoded by the coding sequence ATGATTAGAAAATACTTACTGCCTATTCTGGCTCTTGTTGGAATTGGGTTTGCTGTTTTGATGGTCGTGAAAGGGAATAGGCCTGTTCCCTCTGCTCAGCCTGTTGTAGAACCAGCCGCACCTGCCTATACGTCTTCAGTCGCCGGAGCAGGCATTGCAGAAGCTAATACTGAAAACATTGCTATCGGCACGCCTATAGCTGGCATTGTCTCTAATATTTATGTTTCTGTGGGGAGTAAGATTCCGATCGGTGGTCTTCTTTTTAAGCTGGATGACCGTGATTTGAAAGCGCAATTGGCGATACGAAAAACGGCGCTGCGGATAGCCAGGGCAAACGTTGGAGTGGCCAAGGCGTCTCTGGCGGATTTGCGGAATCAACTGGACCGCGCGGAAATTTTGGCTGCAAAAAAGGTTATCAGTGTTGATGAACTGGATCGGCATCGTTATGCAGCACAGGTTGCTGAAGCAAAACTGGTCCACTCCAGGGAGGAGGTTGCATCCGCCAGGGCAAAAATAAAAGAAACGGAAACTGACCTTGACAGGATTGTTGTGCGTGCTCCTTGCAATGGAGAAGTGCTGCAGATAAACATTCACCTGGGTGAGTTTGCTCCGGCAGGCATAACCCAGGAGCCTTTAATACTTTTTGGGAACAGAGAGCCTTTGTATGTGCGCGTCGATGTGGATGAAAATGATGCATGGCGTGTGAGATCGTCGGCTCCTGCGGTGGCATTTCTTCGTGGCAACCGGGAAATTACGACACCCTTGAAATTCGTGCGTTTTGAACCTTATGTTGTGCCGAAAAAATCACTCACCGGAGACAGCACTGAGAGGGTGGATACCCGTGTACTGCAGATAATCTACCGCATTGAGCGCGATGATTTACCGATTTTTATCGGTCAACAGATGGATGTGTTCATAGAGGCAGAGGCGCGTAGCCATTCACCCTCTTTACCCATGAAGCCCAGGGTGAAACTATCGGCTGCAAACGAAGATCCCCGGAAGTAG
- the smc gene encoding chromosome segregation protein SMC, which yields MKLKKLELFGFKSFAEKTEIIFEDGVNAVVGPNGCGKSNVVDAIKWVLGEQSVKSLRGNEMVDVIFNGTETRPSLGYAEVSLTIQNNKGILPLEYSEVCITRRLYTSGESEYLINKQASRLKDIRGLFMDTGFGSGAYSVIEQGNVEALLRSDARERRLLFEEAAGISKFKSQKKSALMKLEQVEQNLLRVGDIVEELQKQLRSIKLQASKARKFQDYTERLKKIRVGFSLKTYRDLKNKKNTVSEQLDQTEIQNKKILTQVEELEAQIGEIEETIVLLEQQTVQLQTERVRLEAQISKNYDKITYDTERIKELEFQQEKYTVQQTSLESKVLETSNKALETKELLQILDQEILKFADDQQTKETIHEQIRLECDLLHQDSEERKAEVITLLQKESNFQNEIGRLTTEKDSLKSRKMRLQNRQEEITLFMETLMSEHQERMEQKHALSEEFTSIEQKSSTTRTRLQELNTTIQSLNEQINLQKQRRSSKNSRHEVLMDYETREEGVGLGAKTILEESRKDCSELHGIRGMIADLIRVDLSYALAIETVLGDRAQGIIADTTENAMKALSFLQNNQKGNVIFFPLDRKPGNKNIPEHILQMPEVVGIAGKLVSGTEEVRIVIDGFLSNTIVVRDLNAALALADYDCTFRYVTLNGELVEPEGSIQGGKRQGQVGIISRKSELIKIGEELTQIQQTLEKLERDKSFLLEKREGFEAEIAQLSKRTEQINILKYSKESEITQIEQKREEYFTEKKINEDEIEEIDIEVRKTCERENVLQTELMSISQRHNQLRQLIEESALLTKEKEQFLRGVQDEITTLKVDLAQKREKKDSLIDILYQLNTELRNAQEQITHIINEGQNCLRKKQEAAEEIRQLELSINDLGIKKTTLEEKTNTLAAERENTEQKASELKTCFEEKRTEHSLIDQQVQELKLKENEHKIRLSTLEERVREEYKLELSELDSSTGETCLDKEDFQFQTAETSDSEADFWSAVSKEIEELQGKIERLGNVNLEAIKEQDELEIRENFLLNQKEDLETSHNSLQNLIKKINHTSRESFEKAFQDIRINFQAMFRKLFGGGKADLILEENVDILEAGIEILAQPPNKELRSIMLLSGGEKVMITVALLFAVFQSKPSPFCILDEVDAALDENNIRRFTHVIKEFTTDTQFLMITHNKATMGLADVIYGVTMEEPGVSKKISLKFEEIERKVA from the coding sequence ATGAAACTAAAAAAACTGGAATTGTTCGGATTTAAGTCATTCGCAGAAAAAACTGAAATTATTTTTGAGGATGGCGTTAACGCTGTTGTTGGCCCAAATGGGTGCGGAAAGAGTAATGTCGTAGACGCTATCAAGTGGGTGCTGGGAGAACAAAGCGTAAAGTCGTTACGGGGAAATGAAATGGTGGATGTAATCTTCAACGGTACGGAAACACGTCCTTCGTTGGGTTACGCCGAGGTCTCTTTGACCATTCAAAATAACAAAGGAATACTCCCTCTTGAGTATTCAGAGGTATGCATAACCCGTCGCTTATACACTTCAGGCGAATCGGAATACCTTATCAACAAGCAGGCTAGCCGACTAAAAGATATCCGCGGACTTTTTATGGATACCGGTTTTGGATCAGGCGCCTACTCAGTAATTGAGCAGGGAAACGTGGAGGCATTGCTGCGATCAGATGCCCGTGAGAGAAGACTCCTGTTTGAGGAAGCAGCAGGAATCAGTAAATTTAAGTCTCAAAAAAAATCAGCTTTAATGAAATTAGAGCAGGTAGAACAAAACCTGTTACGGGTCGGTGACATCGTGGAGGAATTGCAGAAACAACTCAGATCCATTAAACTTCAGGCTTCTAAGGCACGTAAATTCCAAGACTATACAGAACGACTAAAAAAAATACGGGTTGGATTTTCATTAAAAACGTACCGCGACCTTAAAAATAAAAAAAACACTGTTTCTGAACAATTAGATCAAACTGAAATACAAAATAAAAAAATACTTACACAGGTGGAAGAACTGGAAGCGCAAATAGGTGAAATTGAAGAAACAATTGTTCTCTTAGAACAACAGACAGTTCAATTACAAACTGAAAGAGTGAGGCTGGAAGCACAAATTTCGAAAAATTACGATAAAATAACGTATGATACTGAACGAATTAAGGAACTGGAATTTCAACAGGAAAAATACACGGTCCAACAGACAAGTCTTGAAAGCAAGGTATTGGAAACAAGCAATAAGGCCTTAGAGACAAAAGAATTATTACAGATACTGGACCAAGAAATTTTAAAATTTGCTGATGATCAGCAAACAAAAGAAACAATTCATGAACAGATCCGCCTCGAGTGTGATTTGTTGCATCAGGATAGTGAAGAAAGAAAAGCAGAAGTAATTACCCTCCTCCAGAAAGAGTCTAATTTTCAGAACGAAATCGGAAGACTTACTACGGAAAAAGACAGCTTGAAAAGTAGAAAAATGAGGCTGCAAAACAGACAGGAGGAAATTACGTTATTTATGGAGACCCTAATGTCTGAGCATCAGGAACGCATGGAACAGAAGCATGCTCTTTCAGAAGAGTTTACCAGTATAGAACAAAAATCATCTACAACCAGAACCCGCCTACAGGAATTGAACACCACAATACAATCCCTGAATGAGCAAATCAATCTGCAAAAGCAGAGACGGAGTAGCAAAAATTCACGGCATGAAGTTCTCATGGATTATGAAACAAGAGAAGAAGGAGTAGGTTTAGGAGCAAAGACGATCCTGGAAGAGTCGAGAAAAGACTGTTCCGAATTACATGGTATACGGGGTATGATTGCTGATCTGATAAGAGTTGATTTATCATATGCACTGGCAATTGAAACCGTTCTCGGCGATAGGGCGCAAGGCATTATAGCAGATACAACGGAGAATGCCATGAAGGCCCTGTCTTTCTTACAAAACAACCAGAAAGGAAATGTCATCTTTTTCCCCCTTGACAGAAAACCAGGCAACAAAAACATTCCGGAGCATATTCTGCAAATGCCAGAGGTAGTCGGTATTGCAGGGAAACTGGTTAGCGGTACGGAAGAAGTTCGCATAGTGATTGATGGTTTCTTAAGTAACACTATTGTCGTAAGAGATCTGAATGCCGCATTGGCGCTTGCTGATTATGATTGTACTTTTCGTTACGTAACACTTAACGGCGAGCTAGTGGAACCTGAAGGTTCCATTCAAGGTGGCAAACGACAGGGACAAGTGGGAATCATATCCAGAAAAAGCGAATTGATAAAGATCGGAGAAGAGCTAACACAGATTCAACAGACACTTGAAAAACTGGAACGGGATAAATCCTTCCTTCTTGAGAAACGAGAAGGGTTTGAAGCTGAAATTGCTCAACTAAGCAAGAGAACGGAACAGATCAATATCTTAAAGTATTCTAAAGAGAGTGAAATTACGCAAATCGAACAGAAACGGGAGGAGTATTTTACCGAAAAAAAGATTAATGAAGATGAAATAGAAGAAATTGACATTGAAGTAAGAAAAACGTGTGAACGAGAGAATGTTCTACAAACTGAACTGATGTCCATCAGCCAACGTCACAATCAACTGCGACAGTTGATTGAAGAATCCGCTCTGCTTACAAAAGAAAAAGAACAGTTCCTGAGAGGAGTTCAGGACGAAATAACTACTCTCAAGGTTGACCTGGCGCAAAAACGCGAAAAAAAAGACAGTCTGATCGATATTTTATATCAACTGAATACGGAACTTCGCAACGCGCAAGAACAGATTACACATATAATAAACGAAGGACAAAACTGCTTGCGGAAAAAACAGGAAGCAGCAGAGGAAATTAGGCAGCTTGAACTTTCAATAAATGATTTAGGAATCAAGAAAACGACATTGGAGGAGAAAACAAACACTCTTGCTGCGGAACGGGAGAACACGGAACAGAAAGCAAGTGAGCTAAAAACGTGTTTTGAAGAAAAACGAACAGAACATAGTCTTATCGACCAACAGGTACAAGAATTAAAACTCAAGGAAAACGAACACAAGATTCGTTTATCTACGCTGGAAGAGCGTGTCAGAGAAGAATATAAATTAGAATTATCAGAACTCGATAGTTCCACCGGAGAAACGTGCCTAGACAAGGAAGATTTTCAATTCCAAACTGCAGAAACTTCTGATTCGGAGGCAGATTTTTGGTCAGCGGTTTCCAAAGAAATTGAAGAATTGCAGGGAAAGATAGAAAGGCTGGGAAATGTAAACCTGGAAGCAATTAAGGAACAAGATGAACTGGAAATCCGGGAAAATTTCCTTCTGAATCAGAAGGAGGATTTAGAAACCTCTCACAATTCCCTGCAGAATCTGATAAAAAAAATAAATCATACGAGTCGGGAGTCTTTTGAAAAAGCCTTTCAGGATATTCGAATCAATTTCCAGGCGATGTTCAGAAAATTGTTTGGAGGAGGAAAAGCGGATTTAATTTTAGAGGAAAATGTTGATATATTGGAAGCCGGTATTGAAATACTGGCACAGCCACCCAATAAGGAACTTCGTTCAATAATGCTTCTCTCTGGTGGTGAAAAGGTAATGATTACCGTGGCATTACTTTTTGCAGTATTTCAATCCAAACCAAGCCCCTTTTGCATCCTTGACGAAGTTGATGCCGCTCTTGATGAAAATAATATCAGAAGATTTACTCACGTGATAAAGGAATTTACTACCGATACACAATTTCTCATGATAACCCACAACAAAGCTACTATGGGTCTTGCAGACGTTATTTACGGAGTTACAATGGAAGAACCAGGGGTATCAAAAAAAATATCCCTTAAATTTGAAGAAATCGAACGCAAAGTCGCTTAG
- a CDS encoding histone H1-like repetitive region-containing protein: MPIKKCGTSKTKTATKKVAAKKPVAKKAPAKKAVAKKTTVKKATAKKAVAKKTTVKKAPAKKAVAKKTTVKKATAKKTTAKK, from the coding sequence ATGCCTATAAAGAAGTGTGGAACTTCTAAAACAAAGACTGCCACTAAGAAGGTAGCAGCAAAGAAACCTGTTGCTAAAAAAGCTCCTGCAAAAAAGGCCGTTGCCAAGAAAACCACTGTGAAGAAGGCTACTGCAAAAAAGGCCGTTGCCAAGAAAACTACTGTTAAGAAAGCTCCTGCAAAAAAGGCCGTTGCCAAGAAAACCACTGTGAAGAAGGCTACTGCTAAGAAAACTACTGCAAAGAAGTAA